A portion of the Chitinophagales bacterium genome contains these proteins:
- a CDS encoding isoprenylcysteine carboxylmethyltransferase family protein: protein MFSLKNASLAGLLIAIVALAVLITCKLILADGIVAIVVQAIAVLLMIWARLTFGFRSFHASADPTSGGLVTTGPYKYLRHPIYAAVIYFTCAGISSHLSILSVMMGIAVVAGLSIRMVAEEQLVAKQYPDYKSYSAKTKRVIPFIL, encoded by the coding sequence ATGTTTAGTTTAAAAAATGCATCCCTTGCAGGCTTATTAATCGCCATTGTTGCGCTGGCAGTGCTTATAACCTGTAAATTAATTTTGGCAGATGGTATCGTTGCAATAGTAGTGCAGGCGATCGCTGTATTGTTAATGATCTGGGCTCGTTTGACTTTTGGTTTTCGGAGCTTTCACGCTTCTGCTGATCCAACTTCAGGAGGTTTAGTAACAACCGGACCTTATAAATATCTCAGGCATCCGATTTATGCCGCGGTCATCTATTTTACCTGTGCCGGAATTTCATCTCACTTGTCTATTCTTAGCGTAATGATGGGAATTGCAGTAGTTGCTGGTCTAAGTATCAGGATGGTTGCGGAAGAGCAATTGGTAGCGAAACAATATCCGGATTATAAAAGCTATTCCGCTAAAACTAAAAGAGTTATTCCTTTTATTCTCTGA
- a CDS encoding low affinity iron permease family protein, which produces MKKIILLIEKKFEVFTERISFFLGHPLCFFAAIVIVVAWISIDFMQSSSLHSLINDLIFSFTFLMVFILQKMQNKFSTVINIKLNELVASHENASNRLIKAEDMTETELRKLASYYEKLSSTLGKAEPLSAASSIEHVIEEMGEEIEELEEAKKEVLEKEKK; this is translated from the coding sequence ATGAAAAAAATTATTTTGCTGATAGAGAAAAAGTTTGAGGTTTTTACCGAAAGGATTTCGTTCTTCCTGGGGCATCCGCTTTGTTTCTTTGCCGCTATTGTAATTGTAGTGGCATGGATAAGCATCGATTTTATGCAATCGAGCTCTCTTCACAGCCTCATCAACGATCTTATTTTTTCATTTACGTTTTTAATGGTATTCATACTTCAAAAAATGCAGAATAAGTTTTCGACCGTAATCAATATTAAGCTCAATGAACTGGTTGCCTCACATGAAAATGCAAGCAACAGGCTAATAAAAGCGGAAGACATGACGGAGACGGAGCTGCGCAAACTGGCATCTTACTATGAAAAGCTTTCTTCCACGTTAGGTAAAGCGGAACCTCTTAGTGCAGCCAGCAGCATAGAGCATGTGATAGAGGAAATGGGAGAGGAAATAGAGGAGCTGGAAGAGGCAAAAAAAGAAGTTCTTGAAAAGGAGAAAAAGTAA
- a CDS encoding cupin domain-containing protein codes for MDTSENQNIIFPKGERAPADYFNGIAWVNILVSKDETGTYAVGNVLFEPGSRNNWHTHATGQILLITDGKGWYQERNKPARSLAKGDVVVIPSKVEHWHGATRDSSFTHIIITNNSAEGAVKWLDPVRDEEYNNLK; via the coding sequence TTGGATACATCAGAAAATCAAAATATCATTTTCCCAAAAGGTGAAAGAGCACCCGCAGATTATTTTAACGGCATTGCATGGGTGAATATATTGGTTTCAAAAGATGAAACGGGAACCTACGCAGTGGGCAATGTCTTATTCGAGCCCGGTAGCAGAAATAACTGGCATACTCATGCTACAGGGCAAATTCTCCTTATAACCGATGGCAAAGGCTGGTACCAGGAAAGGAATAAGCCGGCCAGGTCACTTGCTAAAGGCGACGTGGTAGTCATTCCTTCAAAAGTTGAACACTGGCATGGTGCAACGCGCGACAGCAGTTTCACCCATATTATTATAACCAATAACAGTGCAGAAGGCGCAGTGAAATGGCTGGACCCGGTAAGAGATGAAGAATATAATAACCTTAAATAA